CTGAACGAACGATGCGGGTTGCAGCGCCACGGCGCCGAATACGCCTGCGCCGAATACGACCCAAGCGGCAGCGAACCGAAACAGGTGCTGCGCGACAAACGCGCCCCTGCGCCCGCCGGCGCGGACGCCATCCCTGCGTGCGGTCGACATGGTGTGCCTCTCCAATGCCGCCGAAAAGAGCTGTTCCAACCCGAAGCGTCGCAAATCACCCTGGGGCAAGTCAAGAAAAAAGCGGTCTGATTTCCAGGCGGCCAATCGACCGTCTGAGCGAGACTCGACGCCAGCGTCCGTGGCAGACTTGGTTAGCGCACGAGAATCATTTTCAGCCCCACCACGAGCAACGCAGCGCCGAAAATCCGCTCGAGGGTGACGTCCGACACCGCAATCGCGATGCGCGAACCGACCAGCGTGCCGACGACGAATCCCAGGCACAGCCAGCCTGCGAAACGCAGGTCGATGTACCCGGCGCGGTAGTAGGTCCAGGCGGCCGCCAGCCCGACGGGCGGAACCATCATCGCCAAGGTCGTGCCTTGGGCCTCGTGCTGCGATAGTCCAAGCAGCAGGACCAGGGCGGGGACCATCACGATTCCACCGCCGATCCCCACCAGGCCGCTGAGAGTTCCAGCGGCCAATCCAATCGCGACGCACAGTCCGGTGCTGGTCATCGAAGGTTCCTCGAGGCTATGAGCCAGCGCGGCGCCTGCGCTCGTTGCAGTGCGCAGTACCAAGATGGCTCGCCCGGAAGCGCACACGCCTGACGCCGCGTTCGAAGTCCTACGCCCCCTGGGCATCGCCTTGCGGCGCCAGTGCAACCGGGAGCTTGGTTTCGCCGGAGCCGTTGCTTTGACCGTTTGCGGCGCTGCGCTGTTGGTTGGCCGAAGGTCCGATCAACTGTTCCATCTCGCGATCGTCGAGCGTCTCCGTTTCGGTCAGCCGCTGCGTGACCCGTTCCAACTTGTCGCGGTGTTGGGCCAGGAGCGATCGGGCCCGGTCGGCCGCCGAGTGCAGCAGCCGGGCGACTTCCTCGTCGATCACCTGCGCGGTGTGCTCGCTGAATTCGCGCTGCTCGGCGATCTCGCGTCCCAAGAACGGGTGTTCCTCGGCCGTGCGATAGGCGACCGGCCCGAGGCGTTCGCTCATGCCCCAGTGGGTGACCATCCGCCGGGCCAATTGCGTGGCACGTTTCAGATCGTCTTCGGCGCCGGCGCTGTACTCGTTGAAGATCAGCTTCTCGGCCGCGCGACCGCCCATCATGAACGTCAGCCGGGCTTGCAGATCGCTTTCGCTGATGTTCATC
The genomic region above belongs to Pirellulales bacterium and contains:
- a CDS encoding sulfite exporter TauE/SafE family protein — encoded protein: MVLRTATSAGAALAHSLEEPSMTSTGLCVAIGLAAGTLSGLVGIGGGIVMVPALVLLLGLSQHEAQGTTLAMMVPPVGLAAAWTYYRAGYIDLRFAGWLCLGFVVGTLVGSRIAIAVSDVTLERIFGAALLVVGLKMILVR